One window from the genome of Anopheles merus strain MAF chromosome 3R, AmerM5.1, whole genome shotgun sequence encodes:
- the LOC121595622 gene encoding tetra-peptide repeat homeobox protein 1-like, whose product MIPDPILIPGPILILDLFLIPDSSLIVDPILIPDPILIPDPILILDPILTPDPILIPDPIPIPGPILIVDPVLIPDSILILEPIPIPDPILELIKEPILVPILESIPEPILDPDVLQNRFQKILELPDIDSDENFIFSITTGNFS is encoded by the coding sequence ATGATACCGGatccaattctgattccgggtCCAATTCTGATTCTGGATCTATTTCTGATTCCGGATTCAAGTCTGATTGTGGatccaattctgattccggatccaattctgattccggatccAATTCTGATTCTGGATCCAATTCTGACTCCGGatccaattctgattccggatccaattccgattccgggtCCAATTCTGATTGTGGATCCAGTTCTGATTCCGGATTCAATTCTGATTCTGGAGccaattccaattccagatccgattctggagctaATTAAGGAGCCGATTCTGGTTCCAATTCTAGAgtcaattccggaaccaatccTGGATCCAGACGTgctccagaatcgattccagaaaattttGGAGTTACCCGACAttgattccgacgaaaacttcattttttccaTCACTACTGGGAACTTCTCCTGA